A stretch of the Mycobacteroides immunogenum genome encodes the following:
- a CDS encoding oxygenase MpaB family protein, whose protein sequence is MDAVTTFRRAAGLPAAPEPLPPAEDYGFFGPGSVTWKVWSYPTSMLLGFSRAVTIEHLDPFLAAAVDATGQVYARTRLRYDRTMQYFALVAFGDAKSVLDAAEILVKIHSKAVGTEPITKRPFDANDPHSQLWIHLTAWHSILYTFEMFGPGKLSEAEEAQYWEECARAAEFQTINPDDVPRTREGIRAYFEGFRPDLVGSEVAQRMMNYLVDLGYHILPERVPSWLRRLFNIPMRRAIIATMPDWMRLLGGIPQRRWQDAAARAVVRPFLRLIASRPQLELAILDFTTPHTTAILGPVLQDIPAKNPVTYTPEQARKEFDKITPFEQYAQILAKREQGSGPTPYRHNHHDALLEFDKSVS, encoded by the coding sequence ATGGATGCGGTAACCACGTTCCGGAGAGCCGCCGGGCTGCCCGCTGCGCCCGAGCCCCTGCCGCCCGCCGAGGACTACGGGTTTTTCGGCCCGGGCTCGGTCACCTGGAAGGTCTGGAGTTACCCCACTTCGATGCTGCTTGGGTTCTCCCGCGCCGTCACCATCGAGCACCTAGATCCCTTCCTGGCCGCCGCGGTGGACGCCACCGGCCAGGTCTACGCCCGCACCCGGCTGCGCTATGACCGCACCATGCAGTACTTCGCGCTGGTGGCGTTCGGCGATGCAAAGTCCGTGCTCGACGCAGCCGAAATTCTGGTGAAGATCCATTCCAAGGCCGTCGGCACCGAGCCGATCACCAAGCGCCCGTTCGATGCCAACGATCCGCACTCGCAGCTGTGGATCCACCTCACGGCGTGGCATTCGATCCTCTACACCTTCGAGATGTTCGGTCCCGGCAAGTTGTCCGAAGCCGAGGAGGCCCAGTACTGGGAGGAATGTGCCCGGGCCGCCGAGTTCCAGACCATCAACCCCGACGACGTGCCACGTACCCGTGAGGGCATCCGCGCCTACTTCGAGGGCTTCCGGCCCGATCTGGTCGGCTCCGAGGTCGCTCAGCGCATGATGAACTACCTCGTTGACCTGGGCTATCACATCCTGCCGGAACGTGTTCCGAGCTGGCTGCGCCGACTGTTCAACATCCCGATGCGCCGCGCGATCATCGCGACGATGCCCGACTGGATGCGTCTGCTCGGCGGAATCCCGCAGCGCCGCTGGCAAGACGCGGCCGCCCGGGCGGTGGTGCGCCCCTTCCTGAGGCTAATCGCGTCGCGCCCGCAGCTCGAGCTGGCAATCCTGGACTTCACCACTCCGCACACCACCGCCATTCTGGGTCCGGTGCTGCAGGACATTCCGGCCAAGAACCCGGTCACCTACACCCCGGAGCAGGCCCGCAAGGAGTTTGACAAGATCACCCCGTTTGAGCAGTACGCTCAGATTCTGGCGAAGCGGGAACAGGGCTCTGGTCCCACCCCGTACCGTCACAACCACCATGACGCACTCCTCGAATTCGACAAGAGCGTGAGCTGA